The following are from one region of the Juglans regia cultivar Chandler chromosome 10, Walnut 2.0, whole genome shotgun sequence genome:
- the LOC109001723 gene encoding linamarin synthase 2-like → MDSVGAKKPHAVCVPFPTQGHVIPMMNLAKLLHSKGFHITFVNTEFNHTRLIRSKGPDHVKGLPDFQFETIPDGMPPSDLDATQDARALCGSTRKNCAVPFKELVIRLNSARPPVSCIVSDGMMGFGSRVAEELGIPEVRFWTASACGFMGYLNFSELINRGILPFKDESFQDDGTLDTPINWIPGMKNIRLKDLPSFIRVTDTKDIFFDFLGSEAQNCLNSAAIIFNTFDEFEYEVLEAISAKFPGNIYTLGPLPLLINWHIPDSKLKSLSLSLWKEDSKCLQWLDQREPNSVIYVNYGSMTVMTEQHLKEFAWGLANSKHSFLWIVRPDLVMGDSVILPEEFFEETKDRGLIASWCPQGQVLAHPAVGAFLSHCGWNSMLESVCGGVPVICWPFFAEQQTNCRYACTRWGIGMEVNMDVKRVEVEALVKEMMGGEKGKAMRRKAVEWKKKAEEAADIGGSSYTNFERLIKEALH, encoded by the exons ATGGATTCAGTGGGAGCGAAGAAGCCCCATGCAGTATGTGTCCCTTTCCCCACACAAGGGCATGTGATCCCCATGATGAACTTAGCCAAGCTCCTACACTCCAAGGGTTTCCACATAACCTTTGTCAACACTGAGTTCAACCACACGCGTTTAATCCGGTCCAAAGGACCCGACCACGTGAAGGGCCTGCCGGATTTCCAGTTCGAAACAATCCCGGACGGGATGCCACCGTCCGACCTTGATGCAACTCAAGATGCCCGTGCACTGTGTGGGTCCACAAGAAAGAACTGCGCGGTCCCCTTTAAAGAGCTGGTAATTAGGCTCAACTCTGCTCGGCCTCCTGTTAGTTGCATAGTATCGGATGGGATGATGGGTTTTGGAAGTAGAGTTGCAGAAGAATTGGGCATCCCAGAGGTACGATTCTGGACTGCCTCGGCTTGTGGCTTTATGGGATATCTGAACTTCTCTGAACTCATCAACAGAGGCATCCTTCCTTTCAAAG ACGAAAGCTTCCAAGATGATGGCACGCTCGACACACCAATCAACTGGATCCCGGGCATGAAAAACATCAGGCTCAAGGATCTCCCTAGCTTCATCAGAGTCACCGACACTAAGGATATCTTTTTCGACTTTCTGGGATCAGAAGCACAAAATTGCTTGAATTCTGCAGCGATCATTTTCAACACATTTGATGAGTTTGAATATGAAGTACTCGAAGCAATTTCGGCCAAATTCCCTGGCAACATTTACACCCTAGGCCCGCTTCCCTTACTCATCAACTGGCATATTCCTGACAGCAAACTCAAATCTCTAAGTTTAAGCTTATGGAAAGAAGACTCAAAATGCCTCCAATGGCTCGACCAAAGAGAACCCAACTCAGTCATTTACGTAAATTATGGCAGCATGACAGTCATGACTGAACAACATCTGAAGGAATTTGCTTGGGGGCTTGCAAATAGCAAGCACTCATTTTTGTGGATTGTTAGGCCTGATTTAGTGATGGGAGACTCGGTGATTTTGCCTGAAGAATTCTTTGAGGAGACGAAGGACAGGGGATTGATAGCAAGCTGGTGCCCCCAAGGCCAAGTTCTAGCACACCCAGCAGTTGGCGCTTTCCTATCGCATTGTGGGTGGAATTCTATGTTGGAAAGTGTTTGTGGTGGTGTACCTGTTATTTGCTGGCCATTTTTTGCGGAACAGCAAACGAATTGCCGATACGCTTGCACCAGGTGGGGGATTGGCATGGAGGTCAATATGGATGTAAAACGAGTTGAGGTTGAAGCACTAGTTAAGGAAATGATGGGAGGGGAGAAGGGAAAGGCGATGAGGCGAAAGGCAGtagaatggaagaagaaagcAGAGGAAGCTGCTGATATCGGAGGTTCATCTTATACGAACTTTGAAAGGTTGATTAAGGAGGCTCTCCATTAG